In Oryza glaberrima chromosome 8, OglaRS2, whole genome shotgun sequence, the following are encoded in one genomic region:
- the LOC127781890 gene encoding exocyst complex component EXO70I-like: MRFEGPLDEALLGLQDLFEALLLRLKHPGGGGEVSDVEEEYELGTDDEVDAAARIARTLAGNDCLDICLDIYVKVRYRRAAKAMMRLNPEYLKSYTPEDVDAMEWEALESAMALWGPHFHVAISGVLAAERRLCARVLAPLPPAVWPECFAKIAARIAAAFFRFADGVAAAAAREPQRLFRLLDMLDAVARERGRLDELFSGESATLLAIRERAREVERALARAAAAAFYEFGLRVETHYVAAAATGESGHVPKIVRYAVNYLKCLASDDYRGTMDAALRAGAGDDDGGDSEALAEAASNVLEALHRHVEAARRALPDAVASHVMAMNSYWYIYMRARGSELASLVGDDTMRRRYKASAEEAAWEYQDAAWGPLVRLVSGSSSGAAKAWPSPEEARKKAAAFADALEERARRHGAEYKIPDGDLREQIKAAAAKAVRGAYAGFLRANDSAVASGGGRREFLPVDAIEGMVRRVFDEMGDGGGVAGSAGRTRSRRQSGNLEGFEG; encoded by the exons atgcGCTTCGAGGGCCCGCTCGACGAGGCGCTGCTCGGCCTCCAGGACCTCTTCGAGGCGCTCCTGCTCCGCCTCAAgcaccccggcggcggcggcgaggtgagcgACGTGGAGGAGGAGTACGAGCTGGGCACGGATGACGAGGTGGACGCCGCGGCGAGGATTGCAAGGACGCTCGCCGGCAACGACTGCTTGGACATCTGCCTCGATATCTACGTCAAG GTGAGGTACAGGAGAGCGGCGAAGGCGATGATGCGGCTGAACCCGGAGTACCTCAAGTCGTACACGCCGGAGGACGTCGACGCCATGGAGTGGGAGGCGCTCGAGTCGGCCATGGCGCTGTGGGGCCCGCACTTCCACGTGGCCATCTCCGGCGTGCTGGCGGCGGAGCGCCGGCTCTGCGCGCGCGTGCTCGCGCCCCTCCCGCCGGCGGTCTGGCCGGAGTGCTTCGCCAAGATCGCcgcccgcatcgccgccgcgttcTTCCGCTtcgccgacggcgtcgccgccgccgcggcgcgcgagCCGCAGCGGCTGTTCAGGCTGCTCGACATGCTCGACGCGGTAGCCCGGGAGAGGGGCCGCCTCGACGAGCTCTTCTCCGGCGAGTCGGCCACGCTGCTCGCCAtccgcgagcgcgcgcgcgaggtggAGCGCGccctcgcgcgcgccgccgccgccgcgttctaCGAGTTCGGCCTCCGCGTCGAGACGCActacgtcgccgccgccgccaccggcgagtCCGGGCACGTGCCCAAGATCGTGCGCTACGCCGTGAACTACCTCAAGTGCCTCGCGTCCGACGACTACCGTGGCACCATGGACGCCGCgctgcgcgccggcgccggcgacgacgacggcggcgacagcgaggcgctcgcggaggcggcgtcgaACGTGCTGGAGGCGCTGCACCGGCACGtcgaggcggcgcgccgcgcgctcccGGACGCGGTGGCGTCGCACGTCATGGCCATGAACTCCTACTGGTACATCTACATGCGCGCCAGGGGATCGGAGCTAGCCagcctcgtcggcgacgacacgatgcggcggcggtacaaggcgtcggcggaggaggcggcgtgggAGTACCAGGACGCGGCGTGGGGCCCGCTCGTCCGCCTCGTCAGCGGCAGCAGCTCCGGCGCGGCCAAGGCGTggccgtcgccggaggaggcgaggaagaaggcggcggcgttcgcCGACGCGCTGGAGGagcgggcgcggcggcacggcgcggagTACAAGATACCGGACGGCGACCTCCGGGAGCAgatcaaggcggcggcggcgaaggcggtgcGCGGCGCCTACGCCGGGTTCCTCAGGGCGAACGACAGCGCGGTGGcttccggcggcggccggcgggagttCCTGCCGGTGGACGCCATTGAGGGGATGGTGCGGcgggtgttcgacgaaatgggcgacggcggcggcgtcgccggcagcGCTGGCCGGACGAGGAGCCGACGGCAGAGTGGCAATCTTGAGGGGTTTGAGGGCTAA
- the LOC127783274 gene encoding probable mitochondrial adenine nucleotide transporter BTL1, translating to MGMEEEGVARGGGGKKLALASIGFADVRVGAVAGGGGAGAGGGYKEDLLVVGLPKDDDFDVAKVVGDVAVGLPDVGAAVRNFLRNREVGEFVSGALAGAMTKAVLAPLETIRTRMVVGVGSKHIFGSFVEIVEQNGWQGLWAGNTINMLRIIPTQALELGTFECVKRSMTEAQEKWKEDGCPNIQIGNLKMELPLHLLSPIAVGGAAAGIVSTLVCHPLEVLKDRLTVNREAYPSIGLAFNKIYQTDGIGGLYAGLCPTLVGMLPYSTCYYFMYETIKTSYCRAHKKKSLSRPELLIIGALSGLTSSTISFPLEVARKRLMVGTLQGKCPPHMIAALAEVFQEEGIKGLYRGWAASSLKVMPTSGITWMFYEAWKDILLAPELHT from the exons ATGggcatggaggaggagggggtggcgcgcggcggcggcggcaagaagcTCGCGCTCGCCAGCATCGGCTTCGCGGACGTCCGTGTCGGCGccgtggctggcggcggcggcgccggcgccggcggcgggtacAAGGAGGACTTGTTAGTCGTGGGCCTGCCCAAGGACGACGACTTCGATGTCGCCAAGGTCGTCGGGGACGTGGCCGTCGGGCTCCCggacgtcggcgccgccgtcagg AATTTCCTGAGGAATAGAGAAGTTGGAGAATTCGTGAGTGGGGCATTAGCTGGTGCTATGACTAAAGCTGTTCTTGCTCCTCTAGAAACTATCAG GACAAGAATGGTTGTTGGGGTAGGATCAAAACACATTTTTGGTAGTTTTGTGGAGATCGTCGAACAAAATGGCTGGCAAGGACTCTGGGCAGGTAATACAATAAATATGCTTCGGATTATTCCAACTCAAGCACTTGAGCTTGGCACATTTGAGTGTGTCAAAAGGAGCATGACAGAAGCACAAGAGAAATGGAAGGAAGATGGGTGCCCAAATATACAAATTGGCAATTTGAAAATGGAGCTACCACTTCACTTGCTCTCTCCAATTGCTGTTGGTGGTGCGGCTGCTGGAATAGTTAGCACCTTAGTGTGCCATCCTCTTGAGGTTCTTAAG GACCGCCTGACTGTCAACCGTGAGGCTTATCCAAGTATCGGCCTTGCCTTCAACAAGATATACCAAACTGATGGTATTGGTGGTCTCTATGCTGGCCTCTGCCCAACACTAGTTGGCATGCTTCCTTATAGCACCTGCTACTATTTCATGTATGAGACGATCAAGACTTCTTATTGCCGTGCACATAAAAAGAAGTCCTTGAGCCGTCCTGAGCTACTCATTATTGGAGCTCTTTCAG GTCTAACTTCAAGTACAATAAGCTTCCCTCTGGAAGTGGCGAGGAAGCGGCTTATGGTTGGAACCCTGCAAGGGAAATGCCCGCCCCACATGATCGCGGCCTTAGCTGAGGTGTTCCAAGAGGAGGGCATCAAGGGACTTTACCGCGGATGGGCCGCAAGCTCCCTGAAGGTGATGCCGACCTCCGGCATTACCTGGATGTTCTATGAGGCATGGAAGGACATTCTTTTGGCTCCAGAGCTGCACACCTAG
- the LOC127781827 gene encoding RNA pseudouridine synthase 3, mitochondrial isoform X1, which produces MLCRRRRVGAAVRWLSRLAPPAPAEADPVVVRVDGSNVARLGKPKPGPRQRQMLSLPPFPGGGDGDPLPGRKAAAPRRVTAVSWVKHYLADVPQEVVQAHFNKRLVYSECSDHEVSVETIKSQKHHLKKIKHNDVMEPGMRIHLPVSVAEGEIKKRYETIPTATLHPNKDEIEYLRRLVIHKDSAILVLNKPPKVPMKGNLPVHNSMDVLAAAALSYGNEEGPKLVHRLDRESSGLLLFGRTKESFTRLHWLFTSVNLAKTNSQVWNAACEAYMQRYWALVIGTPKEREGIISAPLSKVLLDDGKAERVILAHPSGIDGAQEAVTAYRVMGPTIHGCSWIELRPLTGRKHQLRVHCAEALGTPIVGDYKYGWFVHQRWKQNPQPDFEPFTGEPYKLRRPEGLEIQKGSVLSKVPLLHLHCREMVIPNIAKFLSSNGEWHENGAPWSKEKPNLLRFIAPMPAHMKISWNIMSSYLV; this is translated from the exons ATgctgtgccgccgccggcgcgtggGGGCGGCGGTGCGGTGGCTGTCGCGGctggcgccgcccgcgccggcggaggcggaccCGGTGGTGGTCCGCGTGGACGGGAGCAACGTGGCCCGCCTCGGGAAGCCCAAGCCCGGCCCGAGGCAGCGGCAGAtgctgtcgctgccgccgttcccgggcggcggggacggcgaccCGCTCCccgggaggaaggcggcggcgccgcggcgggtgACGGCGGTCAGCTGGGTGAAGCACTACCTCGCCGACGTGCCGCAGGAGGTCGTGCAGGCGCACTTCAACAAGAGGCTG GTTTATTCCGAGTGCTCAGATCATGAGGTTTCAGTTGAGACTATTAAGAGCCAGAAGCATCATCTCAAGAAG ATCAAGCATAATGATGTGATGGAGCCTGGCATGAGAATTCACCTTCCTGTGTCAGTGGCAGAGGGCGAGATTAAGAAGCGGTATGAgaccattccaactgccacaTTGCATCCCAATAAAGATGAGATTGAATACTTGAGAAGGCTTGTCATACACAAG GATTCTGCCATACTTGTACTTAACAAGCCCCCAAAAGTGCCCATGAAGGGAAATTTGCCAGTGCATAACAGCATGGATGTGCTTGCAGCAGCAGCTCTGTCATATGGAAATGAAGAAGGTCCAAAATTG GTTCATCGACTGGACAGAGAAAGTAGTGGTTTGCTGTTGTTCGGGAGAACAAAAGAAAGCTTTACTCGATTGCATTGGCTTTTCACTAGCGTCAATTTAGCAAAAACGAATTCTCAG GTATGGAATGCTGCCTGTGAAGCATACATGCAGAGGTATTGGGCATTGGTGATTGGGACCcctaaagaaagagaagggattATTTCTGCGCCTCTTTCAAAG GTACTTCTTGATGATGGGAAAGCCGAGCGTGTCATTCTGGCACATCCATCTGGCATAGATGGTGCACAAGAAGCTGTAACAGCATATCGGGTGATGGGACCAACCATTCATGGGTGCTCATGGATTGAGCTACGCCCATTGACAGGCCGAAAGCATCAG CTCCGAGTACATTGTGCAGAAGCTCTAGGCACACCCATTGTCGGAGACTACAAGTACGGGTGGTTTGTGCACCAAAGGTGGAAGCAGAATCCCCAACCAGACTTTGAACCGTTTACTGGGGAGCCATACAAGCTGAGGCGCCCAGAAGGCTTGGAAATCCAGAAGGGCAGTGTTCTCTCTAAAGTCCCTCTGCTGCACCTGCATTGCCGGGAAATGGTCATCCCCAACATCGCGAAATTCCTGAGCAGCAATGGAGAATGGCATGAAAATGGTGCTCCATGGTCCAAGGAGAAGCCCAATCTCCTCAGGTTCATCGCACCGATGCCTGCACATATGAAAATTAGCTGGAATATCATGTCCTCATATCTGGTGTAA
- the LOC127781827 gene encoding RNA pseudouridine synthase 3, mitochondrial isoform X2: protein MLFGSVDSTTLVAKCCLVYSECSDHEVSVETIKSQKHHLKKIKHNDVMEPGMRIHLPVSVAEGEIKKRYETIPTATLHPNKDEIEYLRRLVIHKDSAILVLNKPPKVPMKGNLPVHNSMDVLAAAALSYGNEEGPKLVHRLDRESSGLLLFGRTKESFTRLHWLFTSVNLAKTNSQVWNAACEAYMQRYWALVIGTPKEREGIISAPLSKVLLDDGKAERVILAHPSGIDGAQEAVTAYRVMGPTIHGCSWIELRPLTGRKHQLRVHCAEALGTPIVGDYKYGWFVHQRWKQNPQPDFEPFTGEPYKLRRPEGLEIQKGSVLSKVPLLHLHCREMVIPNIAKFLSSNGEWHENGAPWSKEKPNLLRFIAPMPAHMKISWNIMSSYLV from the exons ATGCTCTTCGGGAGTGTGGACTCTACTACTCTAGTGGCGAAATGTTGCTTG GTTTATTCCGAGTGCTCAGATCATGAGGTTTCAGTTGAGACTATTAAGAGCCAGAAGCATCATCTCAAGAAG ATCAAGCATAATGATGTGATGGAGCCTGGCATGAGAATTCACCTTCCTGTGTCAGTGGCAGAGGGCGAGATTAAGAAGCGGTATGAgaccattccaactgccacaTTGCATCCCAATAAAGATGAGATTGAATACTTGAGAAGGCTTGTCATACACAAG GATTCTGCCATACTTGTACTTAACAAGCCCCCAAAAGTGCCCATGAAGGGAAATTTGCCAGTGCATAACAGCATGGATGTGCTTGCAGCAGCAGCTCTGTCATATGGAAATGAAGAAGGTCCAAAATTG GTTCATCGACTGGACAGAGAAAGTAGTGGTTTGCTGTTGTTCGGGAGAACAAAAGAAAGCTTTACTCGATTGCATTGGCTTTTCACTAGCGTCAATTTAGCAAAAACGAATTCTCAG GTATGGAATGCTGCCTGTGAAGCATACATGCAGAGGTATTGGGCATTGGTGATTGGGACCcctaaagaaagagaagggattATTTCTGCGCCTCTTTCAAAG GTACTTCTTGATGATGGGAAAGCCGAGCGTGTCATTCTGGCACATCCATCTGGCATAGATGGTGCACAAGAAGCTGTAACAGCATATCGGGTGATGGGACCAACCATTCATGGGTGCTCATGGATTGAGCTACGCCCATTGACAGGCCGAAAGCATCAG CTCCGAGTACATTGTGCAGAAGCTCTAGGCACACCCATTGTCGGAGACTACAAGTACGGGTGGTTTGTGCACCAAAGGTGGAAGCAGAATCCCCAACCAGACTTTGAACCGTTTACTGGGGAGCCATACAAGCTGAGGCGCCCAGAAGGCTTGGAAATCCAGAAGGGCAGTGTTCTCTCTAAAGTCCCTCTGCTGCACCTGCATTGCCGGGAAATGGTCATCCCCAACATCGCGAAATTCCTGAGCAGCAATGGAGAATGGCATGAAAATGGTGCTCCATGGTCCAAGGAGAAGCCCAATCTCCTCAGGTTCATCGCACCGATGCCTGCACATATGAAAATTAGCTGGAATATCATGTCCTCATATCTGGTGTAA
- the LOC127781831 gene encoding pentatricopeptide repeat-containing protein At3g42630 produces the protein MNCQFPGIFFPLKNLASISPCPFCEAVQKAEAKLRKRGDVIITMGSLLLPPWPLPSPASPSARLLLPELHSPARLAFPSSPSAARPPRRDGAYCPRAAPPHADAAAALMLAHAEAGDFASARSMWAQLLHSSAAPRLRAAAPRLLPAYARLGRCDEALLVVRELCARDPGAARALYPLAVTCFGAAGELALMEDAVREMARHGLPVDSATGNAFVCHYAASGTVPQMEAAYRRLKASRLLVSVAAIRAMASAYISHRKYYKLGEFVTDVGLGRRAGGNLLWNLYLLSFAANFKMKSLQRAFLDMVAAGFTPDLTTFNLRAVAFSKMCMFWDLHLTADHMRRDGVAPDLVTHGCFVDAYLERRLARNLNFAFDRLGAGEPVVATDAVVFEAFGKGGFHASSEVLLEATGGERRWTYYKLLGVYLRKQHRKNQIFWNY, from the coding sequence ATGAATTGCCAATTCccaggaattttttttcctctcaaaaATCTTGCTTCCATTTCTCCCTGCCCTTTTTGTGAGGCAGTTCAGAAAGCAGAAGCCAAGCTAAGAAAAAGAGGTGACGTCATCATCACCATGGGTTCTCTCCTGCTTCCACCATGGCCGCTGCCCTCGCCTGCCTCTCCctccgctcgcctcctccttcccgaGCTCCACTCGCCGGCGAGGCTCGCCTTcccgtcctcgccgtcggctgcgcggccgccgcggcgagacgGCGCCTACTGCCCaagggccgcgccgccgcacgccgacgcggcggcggcgctcatgCTCGCCCACGCGGAGGCCGGCGACTTCGCGTCGGCGCGGTCCATGTGGGCGCAGCTCCTGCacagctccgccgcgccgcgcctccgcgccgcggcgccgcggctCCTCCCGGCGTACGCGCGGCTCGGCCGGTGCGACGAGGCGCTCCTCGTGGTGCGGGAGCTCTGCGCGCGCGACCCCGGCGCAGCGCGGGCGCTCTACCCGCTCGCCGTCACCTGCTTCGGCGCCGCGGGGGAGCTCGCCCTCATGGAGGACGCCGTCCGGGAGATGGCCCGCCACGGCCTCCCCGTCGACTCCGCCACCGGCAACGCCTTCGTGTGCCACTACGCGGCGTCGGGCACCGTGCCGCAGATGGAGGCCGCGTACCGGCGGCTCAAGGCGTCGCGCCTCctcgtctccgtcgccgccatccgcgCCATGGCGTCCGCGTACATCTCCCACCGCAAGTACTACAAGCTCGGCGAGTTCGTCACCGACGTCGGCCTCGGCCGCCGCGCTGGCGGCAACCTGCTCTGGAACCTCTACCtcctctccttcgccgccaacTTCAAGATGAAGTCGCTGCAGCGCGCGTTCCTGGACATGGTCGCCGCCGGGTTCACGCCGGACCTCACCACCTTCAacctccgcgccgtcgccttctccaAGATGTGCATGTTCTGGGACCTCCACCTCACCGCCGACCACATGCGCCGCGACGGCGTCGCGCCGGACCTCGTCACGCACGGTTGCTTCGTCGACGCCTACCTGGAGCGCCGCCTCGCTCGCAACCTCAACTTCGCGTTCGATCGGTTGGGCGCCGGCGAGCCCGTCGTGGCCACGGACGCCGTCGTGTTCGAGGCGTTCGGCAAGGGGGGATTCCACGCGAGCTCCGAGGTGTTGCTcgaggccaccggcggcgagcggcggtggacgTATTACAAGTTGCTCGGCGTCTACCTGAGGAAGCAGCACAGGAAAAACCAAATCTTTTGGAACTACTGA
- the LOC127781830 gene encoding RNA-binding protein 208, with product MNGAGGNHQQQQQQQQRLRQQQQQQALLMQQALQQQQQYQSGVLAAAAAAAMTQMEPISNGNLPPGFDPSTCRSVYVGNVHPNVTESLLIEVFQSSGLVERCKLIRKEKSSFGFVDYYDRRSAALAIMTLHGRHICGQAIKVNWAYASTQREDTSGHFHIFVGDLSSEVNDATLYACFSAYPSCSDARVMWDNKTGRSRGYGFVSFRNQQEAETAITEMTGKWLGSRQIRCNWATKNNAEEKQETDNHNAVVLTNGSSSNPGMEASQDTGSKENPENNPDCTTVYVGNLGHEVNRDELHRHFYNLGVGAIEEVRVQQDKGFGFVRYSNHGEAALAIQMANGLVVRGKPIKCSWGNKPTPPGTSSKPLPPPLPSYQPVPMAGVPQGFSAADIVAYQRQLTLSQVAAGQIAGQHGLAGQVSAGLLAAGSQALYDGYPNQSSAQQLMYYN from the exons atgaacggcgccggcgggaaccaccagcagcagcagcagcagcagcagcggctcaggcagcagcagcagcagcaggccctCCTGATGCAGCAggcgctgcagcagcagcagcagtaccagtccggcgtcctcgccgccgccgccgcggcggccatgacCCAG ATGGAGCCTATTTCAAATGGCAATCTTCCACCAGGGTTTGATCCATCCACATGTCGCAGTGT GTATGTTGGGAATGTGCACCCTAATGTTACTGAGAGCCTTCTAATCGAAGTTTTCCAGAGTTCTGGCCTTGTGGAAAGATGCAAGCTCATCCGGAAGGAGAAG TCTTCCTTTGGTTTTGTTGACTATTATGATCGGAGGTCAGCGGCTCTTGCAATAATGACCCTTCATGGTCGTCACAT ATGTGGCCAAGCAATCAAGGTGAACTGGGCTTATGCAAGTACACAGAGGGAGGATACATCTG GGCATTTCCATATTTTTGTTGGTGATTTAAGTTCTGAAGTGAATGATGCAACTCTTTATGCCTGTTTCTCAGCATATCCTTCTTGTTC TGATGCTCGAGTCATGTGGGATAACAAAACCGGACGCTCCAGAGGTTATGGTTTTGTCTCCTTCCGTAATCAACAG GAAGCTGAGACTGCTATAACTGAAATGACTG GGAAATGGCTTGGAAGCAGACAAATAAGGTGTAATTGGGCAACAAAGAACAATGCAGAAGAGAAACAAGAAACTGACAACCATAATGCAGTTGTACTAACAAATGGTAGTTCTAGTAATCCAG GAATGGAGGCAAGTCAGGACACCGGAAGTAAAGAGAATCCAGAGAACAACCCTGATTGTACTACGGTGTATGTTGGCAACCTTGGACATGAG GTTAACCGAGATGAGCTTCACCGCCACTTCTATAATTTAGGTGTTGGGGCTATTGAGGAAGTTCGCGTTCAACAGGATAAAGGATTTGGGTTTGTGAGATACAGTAACCATGGCGAAGCAGCATTGGCTATTCAGATGGCCAATGGATTGGTAGTGCGTGGGAAGCCGATCAAG TGCTCATGGGGCAACAAACCTACCCCACCTGGTACATCCTCCAAGCCATTGCCACCGCCACTTCCTTCATATCAACCCGTACCAATGGCAGGTGTGCCACAAGGTTTCTCGGCAGCTGATATCGTAGCATATCAGAGGCAACTTACCTTAAGCCAGGTCGCAGCTGGGCAGATTGCTGGCCAGCATGGCCTTGCAGGTCAGGTATCCGCAGGGCTTCTTGCTGCTGGCTCCCAGGCCCTCTACGACGGGTACCCGAACCAGTCATCAGCGCAACAGCTTATGTACTACAACTAG
- the LOC127781828 gene encoding uncharacterized protein LOC127781828, which translates to MAVSSELEGLQDVEPSRFIAFSFPNPLLLLDHASDPYAHGGHEFLRVAVLDHSSPHPSPRTAAMLVPAGRHRDWIFSTRAGHLHLLLASRSQCSHLSRLILVGPELSAPSPSRVVVVAAAARPDPDPAHARLLPLLLALCPRDAFGGDAIPDVPLLSFHDDLLRLAPVKVVAGPVVGEMVVEDVAVDCAPRPAELRRRLRFKRMPFLVQTQVRLVRQLSPGDSLMLDALDEVGGGSLQPEVGGELVQPYLQAMAAGLAVIAPSMDESFRLGGKPRCLCAGIGGGALLMSIRMGLQCDVLGIEADGVVLDVARSHFGLVEDEFLQVRVGDAIQMIQDFAHQGDPDMNFSAIMVDLDSSDAICGVSAPPLEMTKESILLASRTILHRDGAFILNVIPPAADGSFYKGLIDVLRHVFSELYEINVSNGENFVLVATVSPVETILADSSGSVLTKLRKLAGDFLEHITRI; encoded by the coding sequence aTGGCGGTCAGCTCGGAGCTGGAGGGCTTGCAGGACGTGGAGCCCTCCCGCTTCATCGCCTTCTCCTTCCCaaaccctctcctcctcctcgaccacGCCTCCGACCCGTACGCCCATGGCGGCCATGAGTTCCTCCGCGTGGCGGTTCTCGACCACTCCTCACCCCACCCGTcgccgcgcacggcggcgaTGCTCGTGCCGGCGGGGCGGCACCGCGACTGGATCTTCTCCACCCGCGCCGGCCAcctgcacctcctcctcgcctcccgctCCCAGTGCAGCCACCTCTCCCGCCTCATCCTCGTCGGCCCCGAGCTCTCCGCGCCGTCTCCTTCTCGGGtggtggtcgtcgccgccgccgctcgcccggaCCCGGATCCTGCTCACGCGCGGCTGCTCCCACTCCTCCTGGCTCTATGCCCCCGTGACGCGTTTGGGGGCGATGCTATCCCTGACGTGCCATTGCTCTCCTTCCATGATGACCTCCTCCGGCTTGCTCCTGTCAAGGTTGTCGCTGGTCCTGTGGTTGGTGAGATGGTTGTTGAGGATGTGGCCGTCGACTGCGCGCCACGTCCGGCTGAATTGCGCCGCCGATTGCGGTTCAAGCGGATGCCGTTCCTTGTTCAGACGCAGGTGCGCCTTGTGCGGCAATTATCGCCGGGTGATTCTTTGATGTTAGATGCATTGGATGAGGTTGGAGGTGGTTCATTGCAGCCTGAGGTGGGTGGAGAGCTGGTCCAGCCTTACCTACAGGCAATGGCCGCTGGTCTTGCGGTGATCGCCCCTTCCATGGATGAGAGCTTTCGGTTGGGTGGCAAGCCGAGGTGTCTTTGTGCTGGTATCGGTGGCGGCGCTCTTCTGATGTCAATCAGAATGGGGCTTCAGTGTGATGTACTAGGGATAGAGGCTGATGGTGTTGTGTTGGATGTTGCAAGGAGCCATTTTGGATTGGTAGAGGATGAGTTCCTTCAAGTCCGTGTTGGTGATGCTATTCAAATGATCCAGGATTTTGCTCATCAAGGGGACCCTGATATGAATTTCAGTGCGATTATGGTGGATCTTGATTCATCTGATGCTATATGTGGAGTCAGTGCACCACCGTTGGAGATGACAAAGGAAAGCATTCTTCTTGCTTCACGCACGATCCTACATCGTGATGGGGCTTTCATATTGAATGTTATCCCTCCTGCTGCAGATGGATCCTTCTACAAAGGGTTGATTGATGTTCTTCGCCATGTCTTCTCTGAGTTGTATGAAATAAATGTCAGTAATGGTGAAAATTTTGTCCTTGTTGCCACAGTGTCACCAGTTGAAACTATCCTTGCTGATAGTTCAGGAAGCGTTCTGACAAAATTGAGGAAATTAGCTGGGGATTTTTTGGAACACATAACGAGAATCTGA